The proteins below come from a single Pseudarthrobacter sp. SSS035 genomic window:
- a CDS encoding DegV family protein encodes MPDRDAAAWLWLRERLAALRPAARQGTPLTAAPAAPAVVVRSAVVTDSASALPADWVHARAGDGRLTVIPMPVMVGAEIYGEGEDEITETIALALASGTSVKTSRPSPGQFEQVFLAAERLGYESVVSIHISGGLSGTADAARLAASRVTIPVVILDSGTVGMALGMGVQAAVAAAAEGRDATAVAAAAAEQFARTKVYFYVPSLEQLRRGGRIGAAASLLGTMFAIKPILAVDDGKIVPLEKVRSAAKAVARLEELAAADAASRPRGQARLAVHHFGNPAEAEALAARLSADLPSCPPAQISSLPAVLAAHAGLGVLAVIVGESGPPARNSEPELPVVST; translated from the coding sequence TTGCCCGACCGTGACGCCGCTGCGTGGCTCTGGCTCCGGGAGCGTTTGGCTGCCCTCCGACCCGCGGCGCGCCAGGGCACGCCACTGACCGCAGCCCCTGCGGCGCCTGCCGTCGTCGTCCGTAGCGCGGTGGTGACCGATTCTGCCTCAGCTCTGCCGGCCGACTGGGTGCATGCCCGTGCAGGTGACGGACGCCTGACCGTCATCCCGATGCCTGTTATGGTGGGCGCGGAAATCTACGGTGAGGGCGAAGACGAGATCACCGAAACCATTGCACTGGCACTCGCCAGTGGAACGTCGGTCAAGACGTCCCGTCCGTCACCCGGACAGTTTGAACAGGTCTTCCTGGCCGCCGAACGCCTGGGTTACGAAAGCGTGGTCTCCATCCACATTTCCGGTGGCTTGTCCGGGACCGCGGATGCGGCCCGGCTGGCGGCCAGCCGCGTGACCATCCCCGTGGTAATCCTCGACTCCGGCACTGTGGGCATGGCCCTGGGCATGGGTGTGCAGGCCGCGGTGGCAGCAGCCGCCGAAGGGCGTGATGCCACAGCAGTAGCCGCCGCGGCGGCGGAGCAGTTCGCGCGAACCAAGGTCTATTTCTACGTGCCCAGCCTGGAACAGCTCCGCCGGGGCGGGCGGATCGGCGCGGCCGCGTCGCTGCTGGGGACCATGTTCGCCATCAAACCTATCCTTGCCGTCGACGACGGAAAGATCGTGCCGCTGGAAAAGGTCAGATCGGCTGCAAAAGCTGTTGCCCGGCTCGAGGAGCTGGCCGCAGCGGACGCCGCGTCGCGCCCTCGCGGCCAGGCCCGCCTCGCCGTCCACCACTTCGGGAATCCGGCTGAGGCAGAAGCTTTGGCAGCCAGGCTGTCCGCGGACCTGCCAAGCTGTCCGCCGGCCCAGATCAGCTCTTTGCCCGCCGTCCTGGCAGCCCACGCGGGACTTGGTGTGCTCGCGGTGATCGTGGGGGAGAGCGGCCCGCCTGCGCGGAACTCGGAGCCGGAGC